A stretch of the Massilia sp. W12 genome encodes the following:
- the selD gene encoding selenide, water dikinase SelD — protein MNDKAIPRLSALAHGGGCGCKIAPGVLAQILQQHQGALPPQLLVGIETSDDAAVWQLNAQQALIATTDFFMPVVDDARDFGRIAATNALSDVYAMGGQPIFALAIVGMPINTLPLETIGAILRGGEEVCREAGIIVAGGHSIDSVEPIYGLVALGLAHPEQIKRNSSAQAGDYLVLGKPLGVGVYSAALKKEALNAAGYAQMIDSTTRLNTPGPLLAQTPGVHAITDVTGFGLAGHVLEMLRPQNLHARIDWAALPWLPQAQELAQAGYITGASRRNLTSCQTQLAVQDGFAEWQTMLLTDPQTSGGLLVACDEQALPKVQAIFAQQGFAQAGVIGRIQGAGESARLELA, from the coding sequence ATGAATGACAAAGCGATACCGCGCTTGAGCGCGCTGGCGCATGGCGGCGGTTGCGGCTGCAAAATCGCGCCGGGCGTATTGGCGCAGATTTTGCAGCAACACCAGGGCGCGCTGCCGCCACAGTTACTAGTCGGGATTGAAACCAGCGATGACGCCGCCGTCTGGCAGTTAAATGCGCAGCAAGCCTTGATCGCCACCACCGATTTTTTTATGCCGGTGGTGGACGATGCGCGCGATTTTGGCCGGATTGCCGCCACCAATGCGCTCTCGGATGTGTACGCGATGGGCGGACAACCGATTTTTGCGCTGGCGATTGTCGGCATGCCCATCAACACCCTGCCGCTTGAAACCATAGGCGCGATTTTGCGCGGCGGCGAGGAAGTTTGCCGCGAAGCCGGGATTATTGTCGCCGGCGGCCACAGCATTGATTCGGTGGAGCCGATTTATGGTCTGGTGGCGCTCGGGCTGGCCCATCCTGAGCAGATCAAACGCAACAGCAGCGCACAAGCCGGGGATTATCTGGTGCTGGGCAAGCCGCTTGGGGTCGGCGTGTATTCCGCCGCGCTGAAAAAAGAGGCATTGAACGCCGCCGGCTATGCGCAGATGATAGACAGCACGACGCGCTTGAATACGCCGGGGCCGCTGCTGGCGCAAACGCCGGGTGTGCACGCGATTACGGATGTGACCGGGTTTGGCCTGGCGGGCCATGTGCTGGAAATGCTGCGTCCGCAAAACTTGCACGCCCGGATCGACTGGGCCGCCCTGCCCTGGCTGCCGCAGGCGCAGGAATTGGCGCAAGCCGGCTATATCACCGGGGCCTCGCGCCGCAATCTGACTTCCTGCCAGACGCAACTGGCTGTGCAGGATGGCTTTGCCGAATGGCAAACCATGCTGCTGACCGATCCGCAAACCTCGGGCGGTCTGCTGGTGGCTTGCGATGAACAGGCTTTGCCAAAGGTGCAAGCGATTTTCGCGCAACAGGGCTTTGCCCAGGCCGGTGTGATTGGCCGCATCCAGGGAGCGGGTGAAAGCGCGCGGCTGGAGCTGGCGTGA